The Flavobacterium sp. 140616W15 sequence ATATCTTCAAAATTATACAATCCTATTTCTTTATTTTCAATATTTACAGCTACAAAAACAACGCCCGTTCCAAATGCTTCTCTTGAAATTGATTCGTGAATAAGTCGCACCGTTTGATATGGAAATCCAAATATTACTTCATGTTTTCCTACAATACCTCCTGCCCTAACCGAATTTATATTTTCTTTTTCGACATCTAGAGCTTCCGCAATTTTAATAGCCGTGCCTGACGTTCCTTGTTTTAATTTAAAATGTTCTTCGTTTACTTCAATATCTACCCAAGGAGCTATTTTCTTTAAAAATTTAGCAGCAAATAACAAATAATTTACCCCTAATGTAATATTTGGAGACCAAAATACAGTTGTTTTAATGGCTAATTTTTTCAGAAGGTTTAACTCTTTTTCTGTATAATGAGATATTGCAGATATAATTTTAATTCCTCTTTGTGCTGCAGCCTCGCCATAAGTATGAATACCTAAGCTAGAAGAAAAGTCAATTATAATATCTACGGGATGCTTGTCTAAGAGCTCTTTTATAGTTGTTTTTGAGCTTGAATATATTAATCCTGGCTCATCTGATGGAACTCCAAAAAATTCTGGAACTGATCGATGTTCAAGTACTGTACTTTGCCTTAAAACCCATTCTAAACAAAAAGCCTTATTTTCTAGTAACACTGAAGCAACCGATTTTCCTGTTTTTCCAAATCCTATTAATCCTATTTTCATAACTTTTTATTTAAATGATTTTCAATTTATTTCGCTTATAATCTTTTGATTTCATTACGAAACAAACTGATAATTAATACTATTTAAGTAAAAATAGGATAAAAAAACAAAAAAAGGAAGCCTAAACTTCCTTAATCTTATTCAATATTCATTTATCTAATGGGAAAAGACAAATAAAAATGAACGATAAATCGTATTTTATCAATATAAAATTATGATTCCATTTTATAATGAATATTTGATTGCTCTCTTAAATGAGCTGCACTTTTTTCTGGAGTTAAATCTCGTTGTGACTCACCTAACATTTCGTAGCCAACCATAAATTTCTTAACAGAAGCAGATCGTAATAATGGTGGATAAAAATGCATATGAAAATGCCATTCTGGGTGTTCGTTTCCATCTGTTGGAGCTTGATGAATTCCTGATGAATATGGAAAAGAGGTATTAAAAAGGTTATCGTATTTTATTGTTAACTGTTTTAATATAGTCGCAAATGCAACAGATTCTTCTGCAGTAAAATCAGTTATTCTTCCGAAAACTCTCTTACTTATAATCATCGTTTCATACGGCCATACTGCCCAAAAAGGAACTAAAGCTACAAAATGATCATTTTCAATAACGATACGAGTTTCTTTTTTAATTCTGCTTTAAGATAATCAGCTAAAAGCGTGGTATCGTATTTGTTAAAATAGTTTTTTAAGCTATTTTGTGTTTTTTCTACCTGAGTCGGCAATGATTCTTGTGCCCAAATTTGTCCATGCGGATGTGGATTACTGCATCCCATAACACTTCCTTTATTTTCAAAAATCTGAACATAATTGATGTATTTAACTGCACCTAAATCAGCATATTCTTTTTGCCAAGTTTTAATAATATTTTCAATGTCCTTAATTTCCATTTCTGGCAATGTAAGATCATGTCTTGGTGAGAAACAAACCACTCTTGAAATTCCTCTTTCTGGTTTAGCTAAGAAAAAAGTATACTTGATATCTTCTTCATATATAATTTCATCTTGCTTCATCGCAGCAAAATCATTATCGAAAACAAAGCTACCTTCGTATTTGGGATTGCTTATTCCGTTAGCTCTTACATTATCTGGACACAAATAGCAAGTTGAATCGTATTTCGGCAAAGGTTCTGTTACAACTAGTTCATTTTGTCCTTGCCAAGGACGTTTTTCTCTATGAGGTGAAACAAGTACCCATTCGTTTAATAATGGATTATACCTTCTGTGGGGGTCTTCATTAATGTTAAAGTTTCTCATTTATTTATCTAAGGTGTAAAGTGATGTTCCAGTTCCGATTTTTACGTCGTAAAATTTTAATTCAATACCAAATATATCTAAATAAAGGGACGAAAACTTATTTTTCACCTCATTTTCTTGTCCTTTTTTAATTAAATTGATTGTACAGCCTCCAAATCCCCCACCCATCAATCTAGAACCTATTATAGCATCATCCTCTTTTGCTGTTGCAACAAGCATGTCTAACTCTTCGCAACTAACCTCATAATCAACAGACAAACCTTTATGAGTATCAAATAATAGTTGTCCTAAAAGTTCTATGTTTCCATTATCAAGAGCATCACATGCTTGTGCAACACGTCTAATTTCATTTATAACATAATGCACTCTTTTAAAAACAATTTTATCCATTTTGTCTCGAATGCTTAATAATTGGCTTTCTTGACAATCTCTAAAACTCTTGATCTCTGGAAAATATTTTTTGATTATCGACAGTCCTTTTTCGCATTCTTCACGACGCGTATTATACTCAGATGTAAATAGCGAATGTTTTACATTACTGTCAAATAACACCAAGGCATAATTATTAAAATTTGCTTCGTGGTATTCGAATTCTAGTGTTTTGCAATCTAATTTAATTACTTTATTTTCTAATCCATGAACACTTGAAAATTGATCCATGATACCACAATTAATTCCTACCCAATGTTCTGCTTTTTGTCCTAATAATGCAATATCTACTTTATTGATAGTAAGATTAAAAAGTTCTTTTATACCAAAAATCATCCCGCATTCTAATGCTGCCGAAGATGATAATCCTGAACCTACTGGAATATTACTGCTAAAAACACAATTAAATCCTTCTAAAGAAAAACCATTATCCTGAAGCTGTTTTACAACACCTAAAATATAATTTGTCCATACAATATCGCTCAATTGAATTTCTTTTGTTAAATCTAATTCAAATTCATCATTTAAATCTATTGCGTAAATTTTTGATTTTTGAGAATTGTTTTTTTCTAAAGCAAAACAAATAATTTTATCTATAGCGGCCGGTAATACATATCCATCATTATAATCAATATGCTCACCAATTATATTGATTCTTCCTGGTGAAAGAATTATTTTTTGAGGTTCATTCCCAAATTTTTCTGTAAAAAAATGGGATGTTTTTTTGATTAAAATTTCATTCATTGTTACTTATTAATATAGTTTGTTGGTTAATTATTATAGACTTATAAAAGTAAATAATCAGAACTTATGTTTTAAGTAAAAACCAGTCTTATAATTATTTACATTTTATAGAAAATCAAAAATATATACTTATCCAAAATAATCCTACTAGTACCTACTGGTTTAAAAAAAATGCCTAAAAAAATTAAAAGTAATAAGATACTCTAAGTCTATTTATTTGTGGTATAAAAAGAGTGTAACAACAGTAAATACAGGTATAATTTAATTATTCATTCAATAGTCTTTTTTCTTAAAAAGATTTAAGCTCCTTCTCTGGTTAACTAACTGGTATAGTTTTACGTGATTTTATTACCTATTAAATAAATTGCTACCTGCGAATTGCACTATAAAATACAATTTATAAATCTTAGGTTTTATTGCATCGAATGCGAATCACATCTAATGGGTTAATTTAATATCTTTATATTTCATTTCAATTAAAATTTATATGATTTTATTCTGGAAATATCTCAAACCATACAGTTGGCTCATAGTTTTAGTTTTGTTCTTTGCTGGTATTTCACAAATTCTTTCTCTTTATGATCCCATCATTTTCGGAAAAATTATAGATGATTATGCTTTAAAAAACAACCAAAGCGACAATAGTAAAGAAAATGGTGTCATAAAACTATTAATAATAGCAGTTGTTATTGCTCTCACGGCTCGTTTATTTCTTTCACTCAAGGACTATGTATTGCGAATGATAGTACAAAAATTTGGAATGCAAATTTTCAATGACGGACTAAGGCAAACACTTAGATTACCTTTTCAGGAATTTGAAGACCAAAGTAGTGGAGAAATATTGTCTGTTTTACAAAAAGTACGCACTGATACTGAGAAATTTATTTCAGCATTTATAAACATCTTATTTACTTCGGTAGTAGGCATTGGTTTCTTAATGTGGTATGCAGTTACTAAGCATTGGGCGCTTATTCCTGTTTTTTTTATTGGTGTTGTTATCTTGGGAGGATTGACTAGTATTTTAAGCAAATCAATTAAAACCTTGCAACGTTCGCTCATTCGACAAAATCGGCAAATGAGTGGTACTATAACGGAGAGTCTACGGAATATAGAACTAGTAAAAAGTCTAGGGCTTACCTATCCCGAAATTCGACGTTTAAAGGTTCATACTCAAGAAATTTACGACTTAGAGATGGAAAAAGTCAAGAAAATGAGAACGCTTACTTTTCTTCAAGGTAGTATTTTGATATTTCTTAAACAGTCTATCCTATTTATTTTATTGTGGTTAATTTTTAAGAATGTTTTATCTCCTGGTGAACTTATTTCAATGCAATTTATATCTTCTGGAATCATTAGCCCATTACAAGATCTTGGAAGTATAATTATCTCATATCGTGAAGCTGAGACTGCTTTATTTTTGTTTAATGAATTAATGCAAAAAGAACCTGAATATAGTCCTGAAGAACCTGTAGAAGTTGGTTCAATTAGTCAATTACATTTTAACAATGTCGTTTTCAAGCATAAAAATGCAACTTATAATGCTATTCAGAACATTTCATTTAAAGCTAAACTTGGAGATAATATTGCTTTTGTAGGTCCATCTGGTTCAGGAAAATCAACTCTTGTAAAACTATTGGTGGGGCTATACCGCCCCGTTGAAGGCGATATCCTTTATGATGATATTTCTATTAAAGATTTACGATACAATCATGTTCGAAGACAAATGGGTTTTGTAACACAAGATACGCAACTATTTTCAGGAACTATTCGTGAAAATCTATTATTTGTTAAGCCAGATGCTACTGAAGAAGAAATGCTTTCGGCCATAAAAAAAGCATCTGCAACTCCAATAATATTAAATTCAGGTAAAGGGCTTGATACTGTTTTGGGTGAAGGTGGAAAAAAACTCTCGGGTGGTGAAAAGCAACGTCTTTCTATTGCTAGAGCTCTATTACGCAAACCAAAAATATTGATATTCGATGAAGCAACTTCTGCTTTAGATTCCCTCACTGAATCTCAAATTACGCAAACTGTTAGAGAAATATCTGTTGACAAACAACAAATTACTATTCTAATTGCTCATCGACTATCCACTATTATGCATGCCGATACTATTTTTGTACTCGAGCGTGGAAAAATTATTGAACAAGGAACTCACCATGAACTTGTTGATAAAAAAGGGTTGTATTATGCAATGTGGAGGCAACAAATTGGTGAACGTAAAGAGGATTTGCCATCATCCAAAAACACAAATAAAAAAAGCAAGATTTAATCGAAATCTTGCTTTTTTTATTATTTAAAACTAAATCTTACTATAATCTCGCTTTATATTCATCGAAACTAAATGGTCCAGGACCAAAAAAAGAAATCATTAATGCAGCTCCAATGATAGATAAGTTTCTCATAAATGTCATAAGTACATATTGATGACGAACAGGATCTACAACATTCCAAAAATCGTGCATGATGAATGTCACGGGCAAAAGAATTAAAATTATCAACCATGCTCCCCATTTGGCCATGAATCCAGTTAAAATACTTAATCCACCTAATAATTCAAGAACACCAACTAAGGGCACTAAGATATAAGAAGAGGGTATTCCTTTTGCTGTCGCTTCATAAATATAATAATCTGAAAAATTTGCGATTGAAGAATACATAAAAATTGTACTGAACAAAATTCTGCCGATTAAAGGGATATAATTCATAGTAAAAAAGTATTAATTAAATTGATATTTTTCATTCTATAATAAAAACTTTAAAATAATAGGAATCCTTAAATTTAGTGAATTAAATTTAAAAAAAACAATCATTTTATAACCAAATAGCTACAACACATATATTTATACAAATTCAAACTGGTATGTATTAAAAAAATAAGGGCTGCCTCATATTGAGACAACCCTTATTAAATAAACTAAATGTAATTAAATATAAGTAACCGAATTTAGAATTAACTAATTTCAATCACTCGCGGCGCTTTATTTTCCTTTGCTTCTTCCTTTTTAGGAATAACAAGATGTAAAAGTCCGTTATCGTAATTCGCTTTTATATTTTCTTCATCAACCACATTGTTAGGCAATTTAAAACTGCGTTGGAATGATTGATAACTAAATTCTCTACGAGTAAAATTATCTTCAACAGTTTCTTTTTCATCTTTTTTACTTGATGAAATTGTCAATAAATCATTGTCAAAAGTAACTTTAAAATCTTTTTTATCCATTCCTGGTGCTGCAAGTTCTACCTCAAAATTATTGTCAGTTTCTTTAACGTTTACTGACGGTAGTGTTGTACTTGTAGCTGAAAAATTATTGTTTTCCCAGTTAAAAAGCTCACGTCCAAAAATATCATCCAATAATGATGGTAATGATTGTGAATTATTTTCGTTTTTTCTGATACTTAACATGATGATTTAGTTTTAATAGTTATACAAATAATTTAATAATCATTAAAATTTCATTCAACACCATGTATATAACAAAATAAATACCAAATTATAAAAAGTGATTTTTTATCCCAAATAAATGATTTTTTGACACATAACTACCCAAATAAAGCAATAATAAATGTCAAAATGACAGTTATCGTAATTTTTATATAAATCACTCTTACTCTAACCTCTTTTAAATCAAGTAAAATTATCATCACCTAAAATTTAGAACCAGTCTAACCACCTAACTGGGGGCTTTACCGTTATTTAATACTAATTTTATTCATTGAATTATAAAATCATTACCATGAGTGCTGTTGAAAATGAAGCCTTATTGAGGAAAGGACTCGCTGCAATAGATGAAAAAATAAATAAGCTTAACGATGAAAAAATTAAGCTTTTTTTTGATGCATTAGGTTTAAACAAACGCAAAGATATTCCTAAAGATTACTTACAATGGGAAACCATTCTTATTGTTGTACCTAACCGACAAATATCGCATGAACTAAAATCATATAAATATTCTATATCCAGAATTACCTTTATTACAAATATTTACGCAAAAGAAATACATATTTTCGATTTTAATGATTGGAAAAAAGCTTTTGGAAATAAAACTCATTTGCAAGTAAAAAATGCTTTAAAAGATAGTTTTGGTGGTGTTCAAAAAATCCAAGAAGAATACATCAAGACTCTTCCAAAAATAACTAAATAGTATGGAGAAAGAGCACCATTATATAAACAGAAGTGGTTGGGTTCGTGCAGCAGTCCTTGGTGCTAATGATGGTATTTTATCAACTACTAGTCTCGCCATTGGTATTGCTGCGGCAAGTACTACTCGTGAACCTATTATTTTAGCTACTATAGCTGGTTTGGTAGCCGGTGCTTTATCTATGGCCTCTGGCGAATATGTTTCTGTAAGTTCTCAATCTGATATTGAAACTGCTGATCTAGAAAGAGAGCGCATTGCGTTAGAAACGGTGCCTGAGTTAGAGTTAATAGAGTTAGCCGACATCTACGAAAATAGAGGATTAACTCCTGAACTTGCCAAAGAAGTTGCTGTACAATTAACTGCCCATAATGCTCTAGAATCACATGCTAGAGATGAATTAGGTATTAACGAAATTACTCAGGCAAAACCCCTCCAAGCTGCTTTTGCTTCTGCCGCATCATTTATATCTGGTGGAATTCTACCTCTCCTTGTTTCAATTTTTGCTCCTCTTAAAGATATTGTGCTATTTCAATATGCTTTTGCTATTATATTCCTTGCTCTTTCTGGTGCCTTAGCTGCCAAAGCTGGCGGTTCTAGCACAATAAAAGCTGTAATAAGAATTTCCGTTTGGGGAACTTTTGCTATGGGAATATCTGCATTAGTTGGATACATTTTTGGGGTAAATGTTTAATTTTTCAATTAATTCTTTAGCACACTTTTAAGTTTTTTAAGCAATATATTATCCGAAATTTTAATTTGTTTAACGGCCAATTTAGCTACTTCAGTTGCGCCTAATAACGAAAGATGAGTATCGTCATCTTTACCATCTGGGTAAAATGCTATCTCCCCTGCCTTATAATGCAAATGAAGTTTTTTAGATTGCTCTGGACCATAAGACTGCTCTAATAATTCAGTATAATATTCTAAGTCGATAAATGGTACTTTTAATTCCTGAGCGACTAATCTAGCCTCTAATGGATACTCTCCATGTGTCCCAATTAAAACTCCTTGTTCGTTAAAATTTCTTCTTGCAATTGATGAAAATAATACCGGGATTGCTCCTTTTTCTCTGCTTTCATTTACAAAGCGGATCAAATTATGGCGATATGCCGTATGCGGATTTGTATAACGTAAAGAATCACCTATTTTTTCATCATTATGTCCAAACTGAATAAATACATAATCTCCTTTTTTTAGTAGTTTGTATATCGTATCCCAGCGTTTTTCGGCTATAAAACTTTTAGTACTTCTCCCATTGACCGCTCTATTATCAACGACAATGCTTTCATTAAAAAAAGACTGCAATACTTGACACCAACCGTATTCTGGATTTCGTTCTGGGTCTTTTTTATTTGCCATTGTAGAATCTCCAATGCAATATAAAGTTGTTTTTTGTGCTGTACCGTTAAGGCTTATTAAGAATATAATTAATAGATAATATTTCAATTTTATTTTTTTTTTAGATTACTTAAATTACTTAGATTTTTAGACATTCTTAGACTTCTCAGATAGTAGTCGCAGCTCTCAGTTTCAGTCTCGGTTTGCAGTCACAGTCTTACATCTTGCTCATTACATCTTTATTCTTTATTCTTTTTTCTTATTTCTTATTTCTTATTTCTTATTTCTTATTTCTTATTTTACAATCGCTATGTCGTCCTGAGGTGGAGCCGAAGGACAGTCTCAGTACTCAATTTCTTAAAACCTTAGCTCCTCAGTACCTTTTAAAACCTCTGCTACTTTGAACCTTTGAGTCTTTGAACCTTTGAGTCTTTGAACCTTGAAAAAAACTAATGCTTCGAAACTGCTGTAGGCACTGTTGCTTTTTCTCCAATATAAACCTCATTTATAGTAACATTTTCGGTATTGCTATTAGAAATTGCATTCTTAGCTGATTTGATTTCGATATTATTCAATGAAATATTTCTAACTTTTTTCTCTGGAAATCCCTGAATAACAATTCCTGTTCCTGTCGCTTTATTACATGAGATATTTGAGAATGAAATATTTGATATTTCTGATGGAAAACCTTTTCCTTCTCCATGATAATTAGCTGTAATATAAAGGCAATCTTCAACTTCGTCTAGCTTAATATTTTTAACAAAAACATCTTTTATATAACCGCCTCTATCGGCATTTGTTTTTAAATAAATCCCTCTTTTTAAGTAACCTACTGTTTTACAATTCTCAACATAAATATTTTTAATTCCTGCCGACATTTCGCTTCCTAAAACTATTCCATGAAGTCCTTTAAAATTGCAATCTCTAATCACAATGTTTTCACTTGGCGTAGCGCTATTTGCTCTTCCTTCGTGATCTCTTCCTGCTTTAATTGCAATATTATCATCGCCATTGTTAAATGTAATTCGTTCTATTAAAACATCTTTTGCGTACTCTGGATCGATTCCGTCGTTGTTATGATTTAATGATTTATAGGTTAAATCTCTAACGGTTATACTTTCTGATTTTAATAAATGTAAACACCAAAAAGGGGAATTTTCGATTCTAATTTTCTCTACTAAAATGTTTTTACAATTAAAAAACTGAATCATTTGCGGTCTCAAAAAATATCCATCTCCAAATTTTCGTTCTTTTAATGGTACATTATTATGATTCATTTTACGACTTAAATTTTTCCCTGCTCCTTCTTTTGCTTTAAAACTTTTCCATATTTTCCCTCCCTCTCCATCTATTGTTCCTTCGCCTGTTATAACAATATTTGTACAATTATATGCATACACTAGCGGACTGTAATTATATAACATGGTTCCTTCCCAACTTGTAAGTACCATTGGCAGATAATGATTGGGATTATCACTAAATTTTATTTTAGCATCTTTTTCTATTACTAATTTTACATTGCTCACAAAATGGATTGGTCCGTTGAGTTTGTAAATACCCTTAGGAACTCGTATTGTTCCTCCATTATTTTTCTTGCACATTGCCATTGCTTTTTCAAAAGCGGGTTTGCTATCGCTTATCGAATCTCCTTTAGCACCAAGCGTAACAACATTTATTTGATATGAAGGAATTACTGGTAACTTGATTCTGCTCACAATTGAATCAACTTTGTTTGTTGGATAATCAATTGTTTGTGCAAAACTATTTAATGATAGTAATAGAACTAAAAGAAAGCTGTATTTCATTTTTTAGACTTCTTAGATTGTTAGATTTTAGATTTCTTAGATTGAGCAAACCTATATTATGTAGACGCACTACGGTACGTCTCTACAGAAAACCTTTGTCGCTCTGTACCTCTGTTACTTTATTTCCCCAATCTTGTCACCTTGAGCGGAGTCGAAGGACATACGGGGCTTCGACTCCGCTCAGCCTGACATGGGATTACTTTATGGGTAAACCTACATTATGTAGACGCACTGCGGTACATCTCTACAGAAAACCTTTGTCTCTCTGCACCTTTGTTACTTTGAACCTTTAAAAAGCCTCTTTGCTACTTTGTCTCTTTGCCTCTTTGAGCCTCGAATCCTAAGACATTCTCACTCGTATATTTTTTAGCTTGCTTTTTACTTAATTGATGTGCCCATAAAACTCTTTTCTCTGGTTTGTATCCTTCGCCACTGCAATTATACTCGGCATAAAAAGCTGTTTTTTCTGCTTCTGGTTTTGACCAATTTTCCCAGCCTTGTGGCAAAATATGACTTCCCATTTTGCATTCTATGAAAACCGTTTTAGCATAAATGCGCCATGGCCTTCCTAAATATACCTGTGTTGCATTTTTATCTGCTGTAAGAGTACAGTTTTTAAAAACAAATCCGAATTCCTTACCTTCAGGCGTGGATGCTGCTGTTATATAAGAATTCTTGATACTGTGAATCTGACAATTTTCAAATAGAACTGTTGCTTTTCCAAAAATAAAATCCGTTGTTCCTTCTATATAACAATCTTTAAAGTATTGTCTTGAATTATTTCCCGATGCGTATAATGTATCTTGATTCCCTAAAATATTACAATTAAATACATATGCTCTGTCTCCCATAATCGATAATGCTACTGCTTGACCAATGTCGCCAGAAGAATTTTGAATTGTTAAATTTGATGCCGAAAAATCATTTCCTTCTACTAGCATTGTATAAGTATAGAATGTACTGTTTCTGCCTAAATTCATTTTTCCAAAATAATCATCGTAGGTAATGATTGTCTTTTCTTTGCTTTCCCCTATTATAGAAATATTGTTATTGAATTCTGGGATTCTTATTTTCTCATAATAAGTTCCGTTTTTAATATGTATCGTTACTCTTTCATAAGGAAATGCTTTTGCGGCATTTATAGCGTCTTGAATAAGCTTAAAATCTCCTGATCCATCTTGGGCTACGGTAATTGTATTTTTGTCTTCAATCTTTTTTTTTTCGCTTTTTCAAAAACGTATTTTTTTTCCCAATTTGGATATTTTTTCAAAACCTCTTTTGGTTCATCTGTATACCAAGCATAGCCGTTTTTACGTTCGGCTCCTATTTCATCTAGAGATTTCTTTTTGACTCCATCTCTATCACAAAAAAAGGTTCATTGTTCTCTAGCTCCATAAATCTTGCCCAAATTGGCAAAGCATTTTGAGTAACAATCATTTTTTTATCTATTACTTTTCCTGCATCATTTAGTATACGTTTTTCCTCAAGATTTGTGATTTTTGTCTTTTCAAACCATGCATAAGCACTTTTTACAGCTGTAATTACTTCTGGAGATGGATTATCGATAGTCATTAATAACAATACAATTTTTGCTGATTCTTTTCCGCTCAAAGAGGGTAATTCATATGCTCTTGCTTTGGCTGGAGCCAAGGTATTTTCATCATGTTGCGCACACCAAGCGGTTAATACGCCATTTTGTTTGTATTGTGTTTTTACAATGCAAATTATTCCTTTATCAAAAGCAACTTTGGCTTTTGATACATAATCTTGTGGAATAGGAATACCATAATAATCTGATGTTTCTGAGATTTGTTTTAATATCGTTAAGATATGAAACATCGAATCATCATTGTAGGTAATATGTGTATAATACCCTTTTTTTAAAGGATAAAATTGTGGCCAACCACCGTTGTCGAATTGTGCTTCTAACAAATAATCAAGACCAGAAAGAAAGGCTTTCTTATATCTTTCATCTGGTTTTTGCTTGTACATTTTTGCAAGAA is a genomic window containing:
- a CDS encoding 4-hydroxy-tetrahydrodipicolinate reductase, whose translation is MKIGLIGFGKTGKSVASVLLENKAFCLEWVLRQSTVLEHRSVPEFFGVPSDEPGLIYSSSKTTIKELLDKHPVDIIIDFSSSLGIHTYGEAAAQRGIKIISAISHYTEKELNLLKKLAIKTTVFWSPNITLGVNYLLFAAKFLKKIAPWVDIEVNEEHFKLKQGTSGTAIKIAEALDVEKENINSVRAGGIVGKHEVIFGFPYQTVRLIHESISREAFGTGVVFVAVNIENKEIGLYNFEDILAPYFQMDN
- the galK gene encoding galactokinase; this encodes MNEILIKKTSHFFTEKFGNEPQKIILSPGRINIIGEHIDYNDGYVLPAAIDKIICFALEKNNSQKSKIYAIDLNDEFELDLTKEIQLSDIVWTNYILGVVKQLQDNGFSLEGFNCVFSSNIPVGSGLSSSAALECGMIFGIKELFNLTINKVDIALLGQKAEHWVGINCGIMDQFSSVHGLENKVIKLDCKTLEFEYHEANFNNYALVLFDSNVKHSLFTSEYNTRREECEKGLSIIKKYFPEIKSFRDCQESQLLSIRDKMDKIVFKRVHYVINEIRRVAQACDALDNGNIELLGQLLFDTHKGLSVDYEVSCEELDMLVATAKEDDAIIGSRLMGGGFGGCTINLIKKGQENEVKNKFSSLYLDIFGIELKFYDVKIGTGTSLYTLDK
- a CDS encoding ABC transporter ATP-binding protein: MILFWKYLKPYSWLIVLVLFFAGISQILSLYDPIIFGKIIDDYALKNNQSDNSKENGVIKLLIIAVVIALTARLFLSLKDYVLRMIVQKFGMQIFNDGLRQTLRLPFQEFEDQSSGEILSVLQKVRTDTEKFISAFINILFTSVVGIGFLMWYAVTKHWALIPVFFIGVVILGGLTSILSKSIKTLQRSLIRQNRQMSGTITESLRNIELVKSLGLTYPEIRRLKVHTQEIYDLEMEKVKKMRTLTFLQGSILIFLKQSILFILLWLIFKNVLSPGELISMQFISSGIISPLQDLGSIIISYREAETALFLFNELMQKEPEYSPEEPVEVGSISQLHFNNVVFKHKNATYNAIQNISFKAKLGDNIAFVGPSGSGKSTLVKLLVGLYRPVEGDILYDDISIKDLRYNHVRRQMGFVTQDTQLFSGTIRENLLFVKPDATEEEMLSAIKKASATPIILNSGKGLDTVLGEGGKKLSGGEKQRLSIARALLRKPKILIFDEATSALDSLTESQITQTVREISVDKQQITILIAHRLSTIMHADTIFVLERGKIIEQGTHHELVDKKGLYYAMWRQQIGERKEDLPSSKNTNKKSKI
- a CDS encoding DoxX family protein, which gives rise to MYSSIANFSDYYIYEATAKGIPSSYILVPLVGVLELLGGLSILTGFMAKWGAWLIILILLPVTFIMHDFWNVVDPVRHQYVLMTFMRNLSIIGAALMISFFGPGPFSFDEYKARL
- a CDS encoding Hsp20/alpha crystallin family protein, yielding MLSIRKNENNSQSLPSLLDDIFGRELFNWENNNFSATSTTLPSVNVKETDNNFEVELAAPGMDKKDFKVTFDNDLLTISSSKKDEKETVEDNFTRREFSYQSFQRSFKLPNNVVDEENIKANYDNGLLHLVIPKKEEAKENKAPRVIEIS
- a CDS encoding VIT family protein is translated as MEKEHHYINRSGWVRAAVLGANDGILSTTSLAIGIAAASTTREPIILATIAGLVAGALSMASGEYVSVSSQSDIETADLERERIALETVPELELIELADIYENRGLTPELAKEVAVQLTAHNALESHARDELGINEITQAKPLQAAFASAASFISGGILPLLVSIFAPLKDIVLFQYAFAIIFLALSGALAAKAGGSSTIKAVIRISVWGTFAMGISALVGYIFGVNV
- a CDS encoding rhamnogalacturonan acetylesterase; this translates as MKYYLLIIFLISLNGTAQKTTLYCIGDSTMANKKDPERNPEYGWCQVLQSFFNESIVVDNRAVNGRSTKSFIAEKRWDTIYKLLKKGDYVFIQFGHNDEKIGDSLRYTNPHTAYRHNLIRFVNESREKGAIPVLFSSIARRNFNEQGVLIGTHGEYPLEARLVAQELKVPFIDLEYYTELLEQSYGPEQSKKLHLHYKAGEIAFYPDGKDDDTHLSLLGATEVAKLAVKQIKISDNILLKKLKSVLKN
- a CDS encoding glycoside hydrolase family 28 protein — its product is MKYSFLLVLLLSLNSFAQTIDYPTNKVDSIVSRIKLPVIPSYQINVVTLGAKGDSISDSKPAFEKAMAMCKKNNGGTIRVPKGIYKLNGPIHFVSNVKLVIEKDAKIKFSDNPNHYLPMVLTSWEGTMLYNYSPLVYAYNCTNIVITGEGTIDGEGGKIWKSFKAKEGAGKNLSRKMNHNNVPLKERKFGDGYFLRPQMIQFFNCKNILVEKIRIENSPFWCLHLLKSESITVRDLTYKSLNHNNDGIDPEYAKDVLIERITFNNGDDNIAIKAGRDHEGRANSATPSENIVIRDCNFKGLHGIVLGSEMSAGIKNIYVENCKTVGYLKRGIYLKTNADRGGYIKDVFVKNIKLDEVEDCLYITANYHGEGKGFPSEISNISFSNISCNKATGTGIVIQGFPEKKVRNISLNNIEIKSAKNAISNSNTENVTINEVYIGEKATVPTAVSKH
- a CDS encoding pectinesterase family protein, which translates into the protein MEDKNTITVAQDGSGDFKLIQDAINAAKAFPYERVTIHIKNGTYYEKIRIPEFNNNISIIGESKEKTIITYDDYFGKMNLGRNSTFYTYTMLVEGNDFSASNLTIQNSSGDIGQAVALSIMGDRAYVFNCNILGNQDTLYASGNNSRQYFKDCYIEGTTDFIFGKATVLFENCQIHSIKNSYITAASTPEGKEFGFVFKNCTLTADKNATQVYLGRPWRIYAKTVFIECKMGSHILPQGWENWSKPEAEKTAFYAEYNCSGEGYKPEKRVLWAHQLSKKQAKKYTSENVLGFEAQRGKETK